Proteins from a genomic interval of Chroococcidiopsis thermalis PCC 7203:
- a CDS encoding DUF3318 domain-containing protein: protein MEPTTEIRRLLDLMPASGRMLTKIVGKREQTKVIDYAFPMPWQQERRISINFDLWRRLPQPQRDLLLLRTVSWLTAVKWFKPDVYQGVVLAGLLGTVVEIVQGDVVGTVAAGALTAIAGTRIWRNNHSSQIEVEADEAAVRVAGRRGYAEAEAAQHLLSAIEAVAQMEGRPTLDFMELLRRQNLQAIAGLSSAGIPETLREK from the coding sequence ATGGAACCAACTACTGAAATCCGCCGCCTTCTGGACTTGATGCCTGCTTCCGGTCGGATGTTGACTAAGATTGTCGGTAAGCGGGAGCAAACTAAAGTTATCGATTATGCTTTTCCTATGCCGTGGCAGCAGGAACGTCGCATTTCCATTAATTTCGATCTCTGGCGGCGGCTACCCCAACCACAGCGAGATTTGTTGCTGTTGCGGACTGTTAGCTGGTTGACGGCAGTAAAGTGGTTTAAACCGGACGTCTATCAGGGAGTTGTCTTAGCGGGGCTTTTGGGGACGGTAGTAGAGATCGTGCAGGGGGATGTGGTGGGTACTGTGGCAGCTGGAGCATTAACCGCGATCGCCGGGACTCGGATTTGGCGCAATAACCACAGTTCTCAAATTGAGGTAGAAGCAGATGAGGCAGCAGTGCGCGTTGCTGGGAGGCGGGGTTATGCTGAGGCAGAGGCGGCTCAACATCTGTTGTCGGCAATTGAAGCGGTGGCACAGATGGAAGGACGACCGACTTTAGATTTTATGGAACTACTCCGCCGTCAAAATTTGCAAGCGATCGCCGGACTTTCTTCTGCTGGTATTCCAGAAACTCTCAGAGAAAAATAA